Part of the Sphingobacterium sp. LZ7M1 genome, GGAAAAAGCAAGCATCCGAAACCTGAGGATTTCCGCTTCTGTAAGAAATGCCGCCATGTGGGCTCCACATTGGGAATTTGGTGACCCAGAAGGATTTCCTGTTCCTAGAACCTACAACCTAAGCCTTAATTTCTCACTATAACCTATTGATCATGAAAACTTATAAGAAACTATTATATATCGGCTTATTTGGAACTGCTTCCATCACCTTGATGGAAAGCTGTAGCAAAGATTGGCTAAAACCTCAACCCCTATCCTTCTATGCCCCTGAAGTAGCCCTATCTACACCTGAAGGACTCTACTCGGCACTGACCGCCTGTGAGCGGAATATGCGACATGAATTTTTTGGAGATGGCGCACCTATCCTGACCGAAATCATCCAATCGGATGTGGCTGTTGAAGGGACTACGGACAAAGCCGGTCCTCAAATGAACATGGACATCGCACTCCTACCTGATGCACAGCTTAACCATGAAAACAATACGCGTGTGGGTTGGTATTGGTATGAAGCCTACAAAGGGATCAAATATGCCAATACGGTGATCGCCAGGATAGACAATGCAACCTTTAAGGATGACGCTGAAAAGAACGCTATCCTGGGTGCAGCCTATTTCCAACGTGCTTATCGCTATTACAAATTGGTTCATCAATTTGGAGATGTCCCTTTTCTGGACTGGGAAATCAACGAGCCTAAATACGACTTCTATTCTTACGATCGCTGGAGCATCTTAAAAAGACTGAAAAAAGATCTAGAATTTGCATACCAATGGGTACCGGAAATAGTTGATCGTGGAAGGACCTCGAAAGCAGCTTGCGGAATCCTATTGATGAAAGTAGCTATGGCACTTGAGGATTTTGATCTGGCCATCAAAGTTGGAAACGAAGTAGTAGCCAAACATCCTTTGATGAAGAACAGGTTTACCGTCAACCAGAACCGACCTAATACAAACTTGATGTTTGATCTCCACAGTGTTGAAGCAAAGCTGGACATGAGCAATACCGAAGGTCTAATGTATGTAGTTGCCTATCCAGAAGCAGAGGGTTCAGCAAGAATCGAAACCATGCGTAATGCCGTTCCATTCTGGAATAATGGAAATATCAAAACACCAGATGGCCAAACAGGAACCAATGTAAACTTGGCCCCTGGCGAAACCGACCCATCCATGGACCTCAACAAATCCTATGGAAGAGGAATTGGAAGGTTGAGACCTACATGGTATTTCAGCAACTCGATCTGGAGAGCCGACAAAGAAAAGAACGACCTACGCGGCATCCACAATATGAACAGCTGGAAACGCATGGAAGACTTGAAATATAACAGCCCAGACCTAAAAGCTAAGGGAAGTCAATGGTATGGAAAAAACTTCGTCAAAAGCCCTAGTATGAGCCCAGAAGACACCATCCGTCTTTGGTTCTCATGGCCACATTACAAGGTTTTTGTACCAGATCCTTTGAGCTCCACTTGGACAGGCGGGGAAACCCCTTGGTATGTATATCGTTCGGCAGAAGTTTATTTGCTTTTAGCGGAATCATATTACTGGAAGAACCAACCTGGAATGGCTGCAAATGCGCTTAATGAAGTTAGGACAAGAGCCGGCGCAACACCTATACAGGCAGGAGATGTCAATATCGGGGAAATCCTAGATGAACGCGCAAGAGAGCTTTACTACGAAGAAAACAGGCACGTAGAATTAGTCCGGATGTCATATACCTATGCTAAGACCAGAAAGCCTTGTGAAATTTTTGGAGGAAGGGTCTACAGCCTTGAAAACATCAGCGGACCAGGAGGCACCAATTCCAACATCAAACAAAATGGGGTGAATTTCTGGTATGACCGTGTGGTAGCAAAAAGCAATTTCTACAACAAAGGCGTAAAACATAAATGGGCAGAATACAAAATATCCGTTCACCATATCCTTTGGCCGGTTCCAGCTGGAGCGATCAACACTAACCTAAAGGGAATTATCAACCAGAACATTGGTTACCCTGGCGCGGAAAGAAATGAAAAACCATTAATCGTGCCTGATGAAGGAACAGTATTGGGTCCTAAAGCAGAATAAGAGAAAATTACATGTTGAATACCATAAAATAGCAAGCAATGAAAAGAAGAACAATTATCAGATCCATCTCCTCAGTAGGGCTCGCCCTACTACTATCCGCCCAGGCAAATGCACAATCCAGCGATAGCAAAGGTTTTAAACCTCTGTTTGACGGAAAAACTCTGGCTGGTTGGAAATCCGCAGGTGGTGCAGCGCCATATACCGTTGAAGACGGAGCAATAGTTGGAAGAATGACCAAAGGAACCCCAAATTCCTTTCTGATCACGGAAAAAGAGTATGGCGACTTCATCCTTGAACTCGATATCAAACTGGAAGGAGATAAAACCAATTCGGGAATCCAGACCAGAAGCCATATCGACCCCAATGCCAACAATGGAAAAGGAAGGGTCTATGGCCGTCAGATTGAGATCGACCCTTCTCCACGCGCTTGGGCAGGCGGTGTCTATGATGAAGGAAGAAGAGGATGGATCTATCCATTGGACCTAAATGAACCTTCAAAATCGGCATACAAAAAGGATGAATTCAACCATATCCGTATTGAGGCCATCGGAAATGAACTTCGTTCTTGGGTTAATGGCGTGCCTGCAGCTTATGTTGTGGATACCGTCGATGCATCTGGCTTCATTGGTTTACAGGTCCACAGCATCCCTGCTGAATTGGATGGCAAAAAGGTATATTTCAAAAACATAAAGATCAAGACTGAAAACCTTAAACCTAGCCCATATCCAAAAGGCCAATACATAGTAAACCTTACTCCCAATGCATTAAGTGCGACAGAGCAAAAGAACGGCAGCAAATTGCTATTCAACGGCAAGAACTCCGATGGTTGGCGAAGTGTAAAGGGAGAAAGTTTTCCGGAAAAAGGTTGGTCAATCAAGGATGGCATCATCAAAGTGCAGAAATCCGATGGCGGCGAATCTACCAATGGTGGCGATATCATTACCAAGGATAAGTTCAGCGTGTTTGACCTGTCCTTTGAATTTAAACTTACACCGGGTGCTAACAGCGGTGTAAAATACTTTGTCACCTTGGCGGAAAAAACATCAGGATCTGCCATTGGATTGGAATATCAGATCTTGGATGACGCGAAGCATCCTGATGCAAAATTAGGAAGAGATGGAAACCGCACCATTGCTTCCCTGTATGATCTAATCACTTCCGATAAGGGTAGAGGTGCCACAAGACCTATTGGTGAATGGAACAGAGGCCGCGTATTGGTGGACAAGGACAACAAGGTGACCTACTACCTCAACGGTGTCAAAGTTTTATCCTATGTGCGAGGATCTAAGGAATTCAAGGATTTGGTAGCAATCAGTAAATACAAGGACTGGGATAAATTTGGAGAAGCTTCGGAAGGACATATCCTGCTTCAGGACCATGGCGACGAAGTATCGTTCCGATCAATAAAAATCAACAAAATAAAATAACCATTAGCTGTCAATAAATATGAATCATTATTTATCACGCAGGAGCTTCATCAGCAAGTCTATAATGGCAGGAGGTGCAGTTTTACTTTCCAACAGTGTACTGGGGAAAGTAAAACTTGCCAGTGCCAATGAAAGAGTTAATCTAGCCTGCGTAGGAATAGGAAATAGAGCGAACGAAATCATCAAGGAACTTTACAAAACCGGACAATGTAACATTGTCGCACTTTGCGATGTGGACATGGGCGCAAAACAAACCCAGGAAATCATCAAGATGTTCCCAAATGCGCCAAGATATCAGGATTTCAGAAAAATGTTTGATGAAATGGCCAATCAGTTTGATGCTGTTGCCATTGGAACGCCTGACTTTGCCCATTTTGCCATTACCATGCAGGCCCTGGACCAAGGAAAACACGTCTACGTGGAAAAACCTATGGCAAGAACCTTCAATGAGGTGGAGCTGATGATGCAAAAAGCTAGGAAAAACCCGAAGCTTGCCACTCAAATGGGTAACCAGGGTCACTCTGAAGCCAATTACTTTCAGTTTAAGGCTTGGAAAGATGCCGGGATCATCAAAGATGTCACCCGCATCGATGCCCATATGAATAGCCCAAGAAGATGGCATGGCTGGGATCCAAACATCACAGGATTCCCATACCCAGAAAGAATTCCGGAGACCCTAGATTGGGAAATCTGGCAAATGCAGACGCTTGGCCACCATTACAACAAAGACTTTGT contains:
- a CDS encoding RagB/SusD family nutrient uptake outer membrane protein, which produces MKTYKKLLYIGLFGTASITLMESCSKDWLKPQPLSFYAPEVALSTPEGLYSALTACERNMRHEFFGDGAPILTEIIQSDVAVEGTTDKAGPQMNMDIALLPDAQLNHENNTRVGWYWYEAYKGIKYANTVIARIDNATFKDDAEKNAILGAAYFQRAYRYYKLVHQFGDVPFLDWEINEPKYDFYSYDRWSILKRLKKDLEFAYQWVPEIVDRGRTSKAACGILLMKVAMALEDFDLAIKVGNEVVAKHPLMKNRFTVNQNRPNTNLMFDLHSVEAKLDMSNTEGLMYVVAYPEAEGSARIETMRNAVPFWNNGNIKTPDGQTGTNVNLAPGETDPSMDLNKSYGRGIGRLRPTWYFSNSIWRADKEKNDLRGIHNMNSWKRMEDLKYNSPDLKAKGSQWYGKNFVKSPSMSPEDTIRLWFSWPHYKVFVPDPLSSTWTGGETPWYVYRSAEVYLLLAESYYWKNQPGMAANALNEVRTRAGATPIQAGDVNIGEILDERARELYYEENRHVELVRMSYTYAKTRKPCEIFGGRVYSLENISGPGGTNSNIKQNGVNFWYDRVVAKSNFYNKGVKHKWAEYKISVHHILWPVPAGAINTNLKGIINQNIGYPGAERNEKPLIVPDEGTVLGPKAE
- a CDS encoding DUF1080 domain-containing protein codes for the protein MKRRTIIRSISSVGLALLLSAQANAQSSDSKGFKPLFDGKTLAGWKSAGGAAPYTVEDGAIVGRMTKGTPNSFLITEKEYGDFILELDIKLEGDKTNSGIQTRSHIDPNANNGKGRVYGRQIEIDPSPRAWAGGVYDEGRRGWIYPLDLNEPSKSAYKKDEFNHIRIEAIGNELRSWVNGVPAAYVVDTVDASGFIGLQVHSIPAELDGKKVYFKNIKIKTENLKPSPYPKGQYIVNLTPNALSATEQKNGSKLLFNGKNSDGWRSVKGESFPEKGWSIKDGIIKVQKSDGGESTNGGDIITKDKFSVFDLSFEFKLTPGANSGVKYFVTLAEKTSGSAIGLEYQILDDAKHPDAKLGRDGNRTIASLYDLITSDKGRGATRPIGEWNRGRVLVDKDNKVTYYLNGVKVLSYVRGSKEFKDLVAISKYKDWDKFGEASEGHILLQDHGDEVSFRSIKINKIK
- a CDS encoding Gfo/Idh/MocA family oxidoreductase; the encoded protein is MNHYLSRRSFISKSIMAGGAVLLSNSVLGKVKLASANERVNLACVGIGNRANEIIKELYKTGQCNIVALCDVDMGAKQTQEIIKMFPNAPRYQDFRKMFDEMANQFDAVAIGTPDFAHFAITMQALDQGKHVYVEKPMARTFNEVELMMQKARKNPKLATQMGNQGHSEANYFQFKAWKDAGIIKDVTRIDAHMNSPRRWHGWDPNITGFPYPERIPETLDWEIWQMQTLGHHYNKDFVNGQWRCWFDFGMGALGDWGAHILDTSHEFLELGLPTVVEAKSLEGHNSYFFPMSSTLNFHFPKRKNMPAVDINWYDGLTNLPQIPEGYGVSGLDPNIPPPSTGKIEPAKLNPGKIIYSKDLIFKGGSHANTLSIIPETKAKDMASKLPEVPASPSNHFANFLNACKGTEKTRSSFEIAGPLSQVFCLGVITQKMNNRIEFDPKTKQITNDKFANEMLYGPPPARGWEEYYKV